In Betaproteobacteria bacterium, the DNA window ACCGTAGCACCCCCGAGGGCGCTTCGCGCGACGGTGACACGACCTGCGTATGCGGCTGCGATGTCGCGCACCATCGCGAGCCCGATGCCGTGACCGGGGACGCTCTCGTCGGCGCGTGCGCCGCGCTCGGCCAGGCGCTCGGCGAGGGCGGGATCGATTCCCGGACCGTCGTCCTCGACCACGAGCTCGAGCCCGGACTCCTGTCGCCGCGCGCTCAGCCGCACTTGCCCGCGACACCACTTGCAGGCGTTGTCGAGCAGATTGCCCAGCACCTCCATCAGGTCGCCCTCGGCGCCGAGAAAGTGCAGGTCCGGTGCGACGTCGAGCGCGATAGTCAGCGTCTTGTCGCGATGCAGTTTTTCCAGCGACGACTTCATCTTCTGTGCGACTTCGAGCACCGGCAGGCGCGTGCCGAGACCGGTCGCGCCGCGTGCGATGGCGCGCTGCAGCTGGTGACGGACGATGCGGTCCATCTGCCCCAACTGATCGTCGAGCTCGCGCGCGCTCGCGGCGTCCACGCGGCCTTCGCCGAGCACCCCGCGCATCACGGCGAGTGGTGTCTTCAGGCTGTGCGCGAGATCGCCGAGCGCGTTGCGCAGGCGCTTCTGCTGCGCCCGCTCGTGCGCGAGCAGCGCGTTGACGCTGCCGGTGAGACCCTGCAGCTCCGCCGGGTAGCGACCGACGATCCGCTCCCGGTCGCCCGCCTGCACGTGATCGATCTCGCGGCGCACTTGGCGCAGCGGCTTGAGCCCCCAGTGCAGCGCGACTGCCAGCACCGCAATCAGCAGCACCGCCATGCCGCCCAGCCATGCCGCGAGGCTCGCGCGGAAATGGTTGATCTCGTGCCGGAATTCACCGAGGTCTTCGGCCACGCTGAAGGTATAGGTGCGCGGCCTGCCTTCAATCAGCCAGCTCACGCCGTAGCTCTGGACGAAGTAGG includes these proteins:
- a CDS encoding GHKL domain-containing protein gives rise to the protein MSWLIEGRPRTYTFSVAEDLGEFRHEINHFRASLAAWLGGMAVLLIAVLAVALHWGLKPLRQVRREIDHVQAGDRERIVGRYPAELQGLTGSVNALLAHERAQQKRLRNALGDLAHSLKTPLAVMRGVLGEGRVDAASARELDDQLGQMDRIVRHQLQRAIARGATGLGTRLPVLEVAQKMKSSLEKLHRDKTLTIALDVAPDLHFLGAEGDLMEVLGNLLDNACKWCRGQVRLSARRQESGLELVVEDDGPGIDPALAERLAERGARADESVPGHGIGLAMVRDIAAAYAGRVTVARSALGGATVIVQLAA